The Streptomyces sp. TLI_146 DNA window ACCACCGGCCCGCGCGACGCGGTGGCCGGGCCCGCCCAGGCCCAGCTGTGGGACCTGGCCCGCGCGGCGGTACGGGAGAACCCGGCGCTGCGGGGCGGCCTGATCGACCTTCCGGCGCATCTGGACGAGCGGACCGGCACCCGGCTCGCCCTGCTGCTGGCCGCCTCCGGCGACCCGGACGGCGAACGGGAACTGGCCGTGCGCGCCACCGGTGTCCTGGCCCGCCGACTGGTGCGCGCCGACGCCCCGGCGGCGCCCGGCGAGGCCTGGTCCACCGACGGCGCGGCGCTGGTCACCGGCGGCCTCACCGGCCCCGGCCCGCACGTGGCCCGCTGGCTGGCCCGGGCGGGCGCGCGGCACCTGGTGCTGACCGAGGCGCAGCTGCCCGATACGCGGCGCAGCGCCGCGCTGGTCGCCGAACTCGCCGCCCTCGGCGCCGGGGTGACACTCGTCGAGGCCGACCCGGCCGCCCCCGGGGCACTGGCCCGCGCCCTCGCGGCGGTGCCCGAAGGCCTGGAGCTGAGGACCGTCGTGCACACCGGCGCCGCGCGCGGCGCGGAGCCGACGGCCACCGGCCCCGAGGAGCACGCCCGGCTGCTCGCGGCCGAGGCGGCCGCCGCCTGGCATCTGCACGACCTCACCCGCGGCCTGCCGCTCACCGCGTTCGTCCTGTTCGCCACGCTCGACGGGGCGCTCGGCGGCGGGCACGCGGCAGGCAACGCCTACTTCGACGCGCTCGCCGCGCACCGCGCCGCCGAGGGGCTGCCCGCCGCCTCGGTGACCTGGGGCCCGTGGGCCGAGGACCGCACTCCCGTACGGGAGGAGCCCGGCGCCGTCCGCCCCCTCGACCCCGAACTGGCGTCGGCCGCCCTGGAGGAGATCCTGCGGCGCGGCGACAGCGCGGCCCTGGTCGCCGACGCCGACTGGCACCGCCATCTCGCCGCGCTCGGCCCGGCGGTGCCGGCGGCGCTGCTCGCCGAGCTCCCCGGAGCCGCGCCCGCGCCGCGCCGCGCGGCGGCCGCGTCCGGCGCCGCGCCGCAGGAGGGGCCCGCACCGGCCGCGCTGCGCGCCTCGCTCGCCCGGCTCGCCCCGGCCGAGCTGCACCGCGAGGTACTCGCCCTGGTCTGCCGCGAGATCGCCGCGGTCCTCGGCCACGCGGACGCCGCCTCGCTCGATCCGGCCCTGATGTTCCTGGAGCTCGGCCTCGACTCGCTCACCACGGTCGAGCTGCGCAACCGGCTCGCCGCCGCCACCGGGGCCCGGCTGACCGTCCGCGCCATCCTCGAACAGCGCACCCCTCACGCGCTGGCGGCCCACCTCGCCGCCGAACTGGCCCGGCCCGGCGCCGGCGCGCCGCAGGCGCCCGGGACCGGTCTGCTCGCCCCGCTGTTCTCGCGGGCCCGTAAGGAGGGCCGGGCGGGGGAGTACGTGCGGTTCCTGACCGCCGCCGCCGGATACCGCGCCTCCTTCGGGGAGGTGCCCGAGGAGCGCGACCTGCCCGAGGCGGTCCCGCTCGCCTCCGGCCCCGGCGGTGTCGCGCTGTTCTGCCTGCCGAGCCCGCTGGGCGCCGCGGGCCCGGAGCAGTTCGCCGACTTCGCCGCGCACTTCGAGGGCGCGTACGACGTCACCGCGCTCAGCCTGCCGGGCCTGCGGGCGGGCGAGCGCGTGCCGGGGAGCCTGGACGCGCTGGCCGCGGCCGTCGCCGAGGCGGTACGCCGCCGGGCCCAGGGAGCACCGGCCGTGCTGGCCGGCCACGGCGCCGCAGGTCTGCTCGCGCGGGCCGCCGCGGCCCGCCTGGAGGCGGCCGGGGACGCGGTGGCCGGTGTCGTCCTGCTGGACACGGCGCTGCTGAGCGAGGACGAACTCGCCGCCGAACACGGGCCGTTCCTGGACGCGCCGCCCGCGACCGAGGCGGCCCGGGAAGTGCGGCTGACCGCGCTGGGCGCCTACGTCCCGCTGCTCACCGGCCCGCCCGCGCCCGCTCCCGCCGCACCCGTCCTGCTGGTGCGCACCGCCGATCGCGCGGACCGGGCATCCCGGCCCGCCGCGCACCGCACGGTGCGGGCACCGGGCGACCGCTTCTCCCTGCTCACCCACCACGCCCCCGCGACCGCCCGGCTGGTCCGGGCCTGGCTGCCGGCTCCCGCCGAGCCCGCCCCGCAATCCTCGGAACGAAGGAGCACGCCCGCATGACCGAGAGCACCCTGCCCGCATCCGAAAGCGGCAGCACCCCCGTTCTGATCGTCGGAGCCGGGCCGTGCGGCCTGGCGCTCGCCTGCGAACTGATGCAGCTCGGGGTCCCGGTGCGGATCCTGGAGGCCCGCACCGACCGGGCCATCGGCTCCCGGGCCGTGCAGCTGTGGCCGCTCGGCCTCGACGTCCTGCGCACCGTCGGCGTCCTGGACGAGGCGCTGCGCCGGGGCCTGCGCGTCCACAGCAACGTGTACCACCTGCGCGACAGCGTGCTGACCGTGCCGCTGGGCGGCAACGAGCCGCTGCTGCTGCCCCAGGAGCAGACCATGGAGCTCCTGGAGGAAGCCCTGGAGCGGCTGGGCGGACGCGTCGAGCGGGGCGTGCGCGTCACCGCCGTCGAGCTCACCGACTCCGGCGCGAGCGTCAAGGCGGAGGGACCCGACGGCGTCATGCAGCTGATCGAGGCCGACTGGCTGGTCGGCGCGGACGGCGTGCACAGCGTCGTCCGCGACCAGCTCGGCATCGAGTTCGGCGGGGTGCGGCTGCCGCTGGACTTCCTGCTCGCCGAGGGCCGTATCGAGGGCGACTACGAGCCCGGCACCCTGCACTACCACCTCGGCCCCAAGGGCTCGGTCGTCTTCGGCCCGATGCCCGGCGGCAGGGTCCGCGTCTCGGGCGTGCTGGCCCCCGGCTTCCCGCTCACCACCGAGGCCGTCCAGGAGCTCCTGGACGAGCGCACCGGCGGCGGGCTGAAGGTCGTCGAACTGGACACCCTCGCCACCTTCGCCACCGCCGAGCGGATCGCCGCCGGTATGCGCCGGGGCCGGGCGTTCCTGGTGGGCGACGCCGCCCACACCCACACCCCGGTCGGCGGCCAGGGCCTCAACCTGGGGCTCCAGGACGCCCACAACCTGGCGTGGAAGCTGGCCGCCGTCATCAACGGCCAGTACGCGCCCGCCCTGCTGGACAGCTACGAGCCCGAGCGCCTGCAGGCCGCCCGGCAGATCGTCACCACCACCCACCGGCTGATCAAGATGTTCACCCTCGGCCCGGCCGCCTCCCGGGTGCAGAACGCCTCCTGGAAGGTGCTCGGCGCCACCGGGGTGCTGCGCAACTGGTTCGTGCCGCTGCTCGCCGGACGCCGGGTGCGCTACCCCGAGGTGCTGCTGCCCGCGCACCGGCCCGCCTCCGAGCGGCGCGGCGCTGCGCTGCGCCTGCCCGGCCGCGCCCTGCCCAAGCCCGGCGCGCGGGCCCCGCACTGGGTGCCCGCCGCCGCTCCCGGCGCCGGCACGGGCTTTCGTCTGCTGACGCTGGGGCGCCCGGCCGGTTCGGCCCTGGCCGGCCGCGGCCGGCGCCTGGCCCAGGCGCACAGCGCGGCCCTCACCCACGAGCACCACACCCGGTGGGGCACGACCGGCTACGTCCTGGTCCGCCCCGACGGCTACGTCGCCGCCTCCGGCACCGACGCGGCGGGGCTGGACCAGGTGGAGAGCCTGCTCATCGGCCTGCGGGCCGGGCGGCTCACCCCGTCCGCCTGACCACGAAGAAGGAACAGGTATGCACAGCACCCTCGTCGGCGCGGTCCCGGCGGCCCGGACGGCCCCCGTCCCGTCCCCGGCCGCACCCGTCCCGGCCCCCGCGCCGGCTCCCCAGCCCACCTTCGCCGACCTGCGCGCCGAACTCGCCCGCCGCAAGGAGGCAGCCGTCCAGGGCCCGGACCCCGCGGCCACCGAACGCCAGCACGCCAAGGGCAAACTGACCGCCCGCGAGCGCATCGGCCTGCTCCTGGACAAGGACAGCTTCACCGAGGTGGAGGGGCTGCGCAGGCACCGCGCGACCGGCTTCGGCATGGAGGAGCGCCGCCCGTCCACGGACGGCGTCGTCACCGGCTGGGGCACCGTCCACGGCCGGACGGTCTTCGTCTACGCGCACGACTTCCGCATCTTCGGCGGCGCGCTCGGCGAGGCGCACGCCGCCAAGATCCACAAGCTGATGGACCTGGCGCTGGCCGCCGGGGCCCCGCTGGTCTCCCTCAACGACGGCGCGGGCGCCCGTATCCAGGAGGGCGTCACGGCGCTTGCGGGCTACGGCGGCATCTTCCAGCGCAACACGCGGGCCTCCGGCGTCATCCCGCAGATCTCCGTGATGCTCGGCCCGTGCGCGGGCGGCGCCGCCTACTCGC harbors:
- a CDS encoding FAD-dependent monooxygenase; translated protein: MTESTLPASESGSTPVLIVGAGPCGLALACELMQLGVPVRILEARTDRAIGSRAVQLWPLGLDVLRTVGVLDEALRRGLRVHSNVYHLRDSVLTVPLGGNEPLLLPQEQTMELLEEALERLGGRVERGVRVTAVELTDSGASVKAEGPDGVMQLIEADWLVGADGVHSVVRDQLGIEFGGVRLPLDFLLAEGRIEGDYEPGTLHYHLGPKGSVVFGPMPGGRVRVSGVLAPGFPLTTEAVQELLDERTGGGLKVVELDTLATFATAERIAAGMRRGRAFLVGDAAHTHTPVGGQGLNLGLQDAHNLAWKLAAVINGQYAPALLDSYEPERLQAARQIVTTTHRLIKMFTLGPAASRVQNASWKVLGATGVLRNWFVPLLAGRRVRYPEVLLPAHRPASERRGAALRLPGRALPKPGARAPHWVPAAAPGAGTGFRLLTLGRPAGSALAGRGRRLAQAHSAALTHEHHTRWGTTGYVLVRPDGYVAASGTDAAGLDQVESLLIGLRAGRLTPSA